The Leishmania panamensis strain MHOM/PA/94/PSC-1 chromosome 12 sequence genome includes the window TAAAGCTGCTCGTGGATTGATGAGAGGTGTGAGGAGCGCtattatgtgtgtgtgtgtggtgagcgtgtgtgggggcgACTGGAGGCAAGAGCACAGGGACGACGTCTGGTTGCACATGAACAACCAGCACCTACCTCTGTGTGCCTCGGCTTGAGTGTGCGGgcgcctgtgtgcgtctctttcgctccccctcctctctctctctctctgtgtgtgtggagggtCTGTCGTGGGTGTCAAGCGGCGGCTCAGGCTGccattctctctcgccctcgccctctcgctgcttctgcttTCCCGTACTGTTCGAGATGGCATTTGGCATTTGGCTTTTTTtggcagcgacggtggtggacgtcgtcgtcgtgagggggagggaggagggaggaggacaaggcTGCGTGTGGTATCACCTTTGCTGTGCGTCTACCTGCGCAGGTcggtgcttctccctctgtgtgcaGGCGTTGCACATTCAGCACAGCGACGGATTCGGACGAGGATGTCGATGTGgtgttcccccctctctctctctctgtgagcgtctctcttccctccactctggaaggaggggggggggatagcaaacaaacaagacCAACAATGAGGGAGAAGACAAGTAGACCGTGCAGTCTGGTTGGGTGGCGAATGCGATGGAGGAGTGAGGGTGGCGTTGCTGGTCGGTGATGAGGGGTGAGCAGCTCGTGTGGatgcgtgtgtctgcctgcGCACTGGTGGGACCCATGGGATTCATGCAAAGACAGCGCCAGTCAACAGtcacgtgcacacgcgcacgcactagaaaggacagcagcgcgtctTCCTGACTCCTCTTCGCGCCTATCCTCTACGGTTGTTTCAGCTCAAGCACGGTGCTTGTTcccatccccctcctcctcacggGTGCGCCTCCTTCGTGCTACGCACACCTCGCGACCCTCCGTCAAccccacaggcacgcacacgtttGCCGGAAAGAGCAGCCGCCGGTGCCTAATGCATCTGTGCACACACAAATACGAGGTTTTTTCtttgggagggaggggcgcacAGATGCGATGCTGACCGTGCGGGGACTGATATGCCATTGCGTGTACCCCTCCGTGCTTGTGTACTTCGTATACATGAGCGCGCTAAAcgcacctctctttctcgcatTGCGGCAGTGTGCGAAGCGCatgcctgcgccacctccccctTTAGCGGACACAGCCGTTCCTTTCCGTTCTCTGCCCGCTCGTTCGACATCTCGTCTTCCCCcggcttcctcctctctctctctctttttttctgagTAACTTCCTGCGTCTTTGCCTTTACACTGGCAACacgcccaccgctgccgccgcttctcgTGGCACCACTCCACGACGACCATCGCGACGACCCACCCTTTGGCACACATACCTCATACGTACGCGCCCCAACACGCGACCTTCCTTGCTGCAGGTGTATGCTTGATTCtggtgctcctctctctgttctgtctgtgttttttttttttcgcgttACTGTCCTCGTCCATCTCCCCCCCGCTATCTTCCTCACCTTCCTTGTCTCACGTCATCTTTGTTGGCCTTTCTTTTATTCTGTCcgtgcttcttcttccccccctctctctctctctgtctgtctgtctccctccccctcacttTACTGCAGGAGTAGAGCAAAATCTCCTCGTGGTGTTCCTTGgccgcccctccctccctctctactcctccctccctcccccagaCACACTCACTGTCACTGCGCACCTCGCAGTTCACCACTTTCCCAACTTGGAACTTGCCGACTCTCTTGCGCGCGCTTTCTCTCGTTCACTGTgcctcttgttttttttttttgcctcttttGGGCGCGTCTCTGTTCatcgcgtgcgtgtgcctgtgcggtGTGTATAGGCTGCCGCATCAGTGCACCCCTGTTGTTCACGTGCGCGCTGCCTCGGATCGATCGAGCGCTTGAGCAAGCAGCGAAAAGGGAAACCGAACTacaccctctccttcccttgcgtgtgtgggagggagggcgtgtgtgtgtgtgtgtgcaggaCATCGTTATCCTCACCCGCAGCCACCCCCAAGCCGTAACGGCGACTGCGGCTTTGGGCattcttttgttttctgtAGGACATCGGTGGCAGCTCgacccccccttcccctccttcccctcgctttcacacacacaaacgcactggtgcgtgtgggtgctgGTGAAAGCGGAAAAACTTCTTGAGCGGAACACCCAAAAAGCTCGCGCGACGGGAGGGTCAACAGAGCGAAGCAAAGCGCCCGCACCTCACCAAAGAGGTAGGCTGTCTgaaaggcgcagctgcgcgcttAATACGCAGacgccacacgcgcacaactTCTCGCACACTGGctggccttttttttttgggtttctgcgtcgttgctgcggtcttgattttttttttttcggttgAGGCAACGGTTACGTGCCAGCGATGGGGTGCGATTCATCCAAGGAGAGCGTGGCGCACAACATTACATCtgcgagcagcaggagcagtCGAGGGTGCGTCGAAAGGGAGCGAGCTAAGCAGCACAGTTCCAGCAATGAAAGTACAGCACCCAAAGGCGAGCTGAACGCCAATGGCCCCAGCAACGGCGGCTACCATCACGGCGGCCGTACGACtggcaccggcggcgccatGCCGGATCAGAGTCGCTGGCCAATGTGCCACTTCTGCCACCGCAAGGTTCCGGACAAGGACTACAACGCCCACACCGTTATGTGCGACGAGCGCGAGGTGACCTGCTGGAACTCGTGGTGTCGCCAGATTGTGCGCCAGGGTGACCTGCAGAAGCACCTGGAGGACTGCGGGAAGCGGCAGAAGGCAATCTGCCCCAAGTGTGGTGTCGAGATCCTGGCCACTGACATGTATGCGCATCGGGATAGCTGCCAGCCGAAGCCCTGCCCACAGTGCGGGGAGTTGTGCATCACACGCATTCACGAGTGGTGCCCCAAGGCAATCCTGGGCAAGGTGAAGCTCATCCGCGGCCCCTTCGcgacggaggagctgcagcgccgcttcatACCACccggaaaggagaaagaccCGAGGGCCAATCTCGAGTACAACGTGGCGCggatgcagctgctgtggcgttGGATCAAGTGCAAGGCGATGATTGAGGAGACGATCTTCCGAAGCGTTTACAAGGAGATGGACCTAAAAAAAGAGGGCTTTGCCATCTTCAAGGCCCACGACAAGGTCAACGAGCAGCACGTCATGGCACCGAAGCGGTCACGATCGGTGATTCAGTCACCCATGGTTGCCCCAGCAACCTCCTCTCACTACTTTCCGGTGAACGCCAGCGTCCCCATCACTCTCCACCATGTCGAGCGGATGATCAAGGACATCAAGAACCACGTGCTTCTGCCGTACCCCGCCGCTTGGCGCGTCTTCACCGACGCGATGAACCACCTGAACACCATGCCGAACGTCGTGCGCGTGTCGCCGGCCGTCGGGGCCCGCGTGAGCAACGGTCGCGTAATTCAGGGCTGCAAGATAGTCGTCGTCGGTGACTTGCATGGCCAGGTTGCCGACCTTCTGCACATCCTAAAGGAGAGCGGCATGCCGAGCGAGAGCACTCACTACATTTTTAATGGTGACTATGTCGACCGCGGCGCATGCGGTGTGGAGATCCTTCTCATCCTCTTTTCCCTGATGCTGGCGTGTCCAAAGTATGTCACGCTCAACCGCGGCAACCACGAGTGCGACTACATGAACGATGAGTACGGCTTCGATGTCGAGGTGAGCACCAAGTACGACCGCAATGTGTTCCGACTCATccagcgctgcttctgcgCCCTGCCGCTGGCCACGCTCATTGGCGGCAAAATCTTCGTTGTTCATGGCGGtctgccgcggcgacgcGGGGTCAGCATCAACGACATTTCACGCATCCAGCGCTTCCGGCAGATTCCAATCCCCAACTACTCACAGCccgaggaggatgagatCTTCCAGGACATGCTGTGGTCTGACCCAGTAGAGGACATAAAGGGCTGGCGTGAGAGTCAACGTGGTGCGGGTGTCGAATTTGGCTCCGATGTGACGACGGAGTTTCTACAGAACAACAAGCTGGAGCTTGTCGTGCGTTCGCACGAGGATTGCCTGAGCGGGTACGAGGAGCACCACAACCGCAAGTTACTGACGATTTTCTCGGCTAGCAACTACGACGGACCGAGCTCGAACTATGGCGCCATCTGCACCTTCATCGGCGACAACCTGGAGCCGTCTTACCACACGTACCAGATGTTCGAGGACGAGTACGACGAGTCGCAGTTGATCAGCCTCGCCGATTCTTTCACGCTAACGGTGTCGAACATGGCCAAGATGAGCCCCTTCAACGCCACCGTTGGGGGCACCATCAGCGGGCTGAACTTGACTGGCTCTGCAAGCCGAATGCTACTGCACCGTCGGACCAAGGACGACATCCTGcgtgagctgcgcgagcgcatCTACCAGAGACGCCATCGCCTGCTTGCTTACTTCTCGAAGCTCGACCGCACCAATAAGGGGTCGCTGTGGGTGATCGAGTGGGTGGAGTCGATGCGCAACGTGCTGAACCTCGACCTGCCGTGGCACTTCCTCCGCGGCTACCTCGTCGAGGTGGACGCTCACTCGCGTATTTGGTACGCCTCCTTCCTGAACAACTTCCACAACGTCCTGCACGACCTCTGGGGCGACGAGTGGCGGCAGTCGGTGTGCGCccgggtgctgcagcagcaacgcatgAATCACCGCTCGCAGCTCGTCTCCGCCGCCTTCAACAAGGAGGTGGTGAATTACAACGAGTTCTGCTCTGTCATTCGCGCCATCGATTACACGACGAGCGACTGCCAACTTTTCCAGCTGTTTGAGTCGTTCGACGAGAAGGGCAACGGGCACATCAACGGACCGGAGTTTGTGAAGAAACTTCAGCAGATTGCCAACGGCAAGCCCGACCCGCTACTGTGGGACATCGATGCcatggagcagctgcagaacaTCGTCATCCAGGGCCGTAGTCAGCTCCCCTCGCTGTTCCGCGTGACTTCGAAGGACAAGGCGCTGTCAAAGGAGCGCTTCATGGCCGGCATGGCGCAGCTCAGCCGCTGCATGCGCAAGCAGTTGACGCAGCCACAGAGGGAGGCTATCTTTGAATTTATGAAGCAACGCGTGCCCGAGGGGTCGGAGATGACCTTCGACGTGTTCCTTCTCTGCGTGTACGTCTTTGATCGTCGCACTGTCGCTGGGCTGAAGGCGTCGTACTCGCTTTCCGAGTTGATTGAGTTAGGACTGGGGCCCATCTCTTTCCGCAATACGAGCTTATCCAGTCCCACCAATGGGCACCACGCATAATTAGTGATGGATCCTCGTAATGGAGAGCTGACACGCATGTtggtatgtgtgtgtgtgtgtcttatTATACTCTCCGTATTGATGCTGATGTGTAATCGAGCTTGTTGCACTGGTCACTTTTGCCTTTTCGTTCTTCATTTTCTCCCGCTTCCAGTATTGCGCTGAGGCGGGAGCCGTTCTACCGGTGGTGTGATGTGGAAGCCGAAGGTGGCCGgagcgagagcgagtgagGTGGAGGTTCGTTGGGTGCCAGGACGGTTGTGCGCTTGGCTGCCGTGCCCCTTCTGTTGCTTTTTCGTGTTCGTCCCCCTCCATTTTTACTGTTGGGCAgcccaccctcccctccccttcgcttTGCGGTGTgtggccttttttttcggggttttatttatttattatttcagcttctcttttcctcttccgccgTGTGTGTGATCCGCCCCTGCCTGCGCGAAcgcgtcttttttttcttgtcgTGGTTGTTGGCATTTCGCTGCTGagtccctcccctcccctcccctcccccacgccCACTGCGCATGTCGCGGAGCCTGCGgtgcgctctttttctttgttgcctctctttgcatgcatacgtgtgtgtgtgtgtgtgtgtgtgtgtgtgtgtgtgcaggcgTGAGATAAACAGTggaaagggggtgggagaggctagagggaaaaggagagaggggccgctgaggcggtggtgggcggagagggagctTTGCGTGTGGCGTGCCATCTTGCCGGCAGAGTACGACCGCGAGAGGTGAGAGGGCGTGCCGCGAAGGATTGGCGATGCATATCGAACGAGGATTGGGCAGAAGCGGTGCACGAGGGGTGACGTTCACGTGAGGGAGGACACGGCTTAGCAGGGTCGAAGGCAGATGAggactgtgcgtgtgcgtgtgcgtgtgtgtgtgtgtgtgtgtgtggtggtggggggcaCACAGGTACAGCCGGATGGGATTCGatccccctttcccttcacgCTCCTGCTTATCTACATAGTTGTGCAACCCAGTTTATTCTCGTGAGGACTTCACCACTCCTTTCTTTTAAAGCACGCCTTTTCACGAGTGTTCAAGCATGGCGAGAAGCGGCCACGTCGGGACGGAGGAGCCAGCGGCGAAGTTCGTACAAAccccgcagctgctcagggagaggggcgtaTGATCGACTACAAGACGCTCCGCGAGAAGGTGCAGTCTGCGTGGTCAAACAGTGAGCAGACCCTCTGCACGGAGGCGGCGAGAAGGGCTGCcggatgcggcggcgacgggcGTGTGCGACTTTGCCCTGTGTTGCGGCAGACAGCAGGGCGCGCCCATTGGAGGGCGGAACGGATGAGGGGCACCACTCCTTGGCGAGGTGGAAAAGGTCAGTGTGAAAGAACGATACTAGGGAAGATTCCATTAACCATGCGAAGTTCCACTCGCTCACCCCCAGTGGGGACGGTGATCGCGACGTACACCGTCTTCTTGGACGATGTCGAGGAATCTGTGGTGGAACTCGGTGCCATGGCAGTGGGCGTTCCAGCCGTTTAGCCGCCTCTCTACCATAGCTGGTCTTGGGCGAAGCGTCTCCACGGCGAGCGCGCAGGTGAATACGGCGCAGGCGTCGCCCAAGTGGAATAcccgcctttttttttttgccaaGGCAGCTTGACCCAGCTGGTTGGCCAACTGCtcgaggaggcagcaccgAACATGACAGGcgacgcggctgccgcggaggACGACCTcaaacaccaccacacggCGGAGCTCTTCCGCCCCACAACTCAGCAGACGACCAGAAAGGGGAAGCAGGACGATGCCCCTGCGCACCGTGGCAACTCAAACAGAggtgcaggggggggggggcggcggaggcaggcgaagaaggcaagcCGCCGGTTGACCCCCTTCCTGGCCGTCGACGGGGGGCCTGGGAAAGACGCAGCCGGCAGAGTTGCTGACACAGTCGCTGGGCGCGGTTCTTCGTGAGCAACACGCGGCGCTCTACAGCGAGGCGATTCCCTCCCCAACAATGACGCGAGCGGCAGGCGGgcgggtgggaggagggcgcgCCTGTCTGCCAGGGCGGTGCATCGACTCGGACAGACTCGCCCATGTCAGTGCGGTGACGTGATCAGCGGTCTCACCAGCGGTTCTAGCGGGCCACTTGCGATAGTtgagagctgcagctgatgccAAGCGCCCTGTGGAGCTTCGACCTGGCGAAGGCGGTCATATCCACCTGGACGTGCGAGCGGCAGGGGCGTGAGAGTGAAAGCGGCCAACCGCCTCAAGAGCCCCTGTGTGGGTAAAAGGTGGTGGGCCCACTCAGCCCTCCCCTGCACGCGAGCCAGACAGACCAATGCGATTGACCGATGTCGCCGGAGCTCTGAGCAGAGAGCGCCGCGAGGGGGTTTGGGCGAGAAACCAAGACGCACCCGCGTgccccgctgcacctcaAGGAGACGCGAAGACACCTCACAAGGAGCTCTCGAGAGCCCAGCCGCGCGCCGCACTCGTCCTGAAGCTGGTGTGGCACTCCGCACGAAGGATCGGGCAATATCCGAGGGCTCGGAGAACTCACCGACGACTTCAGTGTGCGCATCTCACGACCCGCCATGGAAAGGGTGCGAAGCTCCGCGGGCTGTATGCGACAGgggcgccgttgccgcgaGAGGACCCGCTGACAAACCATGGGTACCTCACAGCGAATCActcggcacacgcagagcctCGAGCGGCGATGCTGTGTCTGCAGCCCCTGCTCTCAGAAGGGCTGGTGGGCGCCAGAGGCCAGACACTGCGCATCGCACCGGCCACGGGTCAGTCTGCAATCGCGGCAGCACAGGGGACGCACCACGGCTTCGGCGGAGTCGGAAGAGTCCACTGGCTTAACCggccgcgcgcgcacacaagacGCCTCTACTTCTCAGAGGGGGCGTAGATGCGGCGCTTTTTTACATTGCAATCCAGCAACGCTTGGTGAATGACCTGCCCCGCAGCCTCGCCAAGGACTGCGGCACCACTCGAGGTGCCACGCGCCGCCCCGCCGACGACTCGGCACTGCCTTTACTCGCGCCTGAGAAGTCTCCGCTATGCGGGCGGCACTTGAAAGGCTGTCCCCGCTGGTGGCAACGCGGTCTGGCGGGTGACAGACTTCTCTCAGCTTTTGTCTTGTCTGCAGGGGCTCAGCGCGGGATCAGCACCCTTAAATGCAgccatggaggaggagccacAGCGGGGGGCTTCTCGTCCGGGCACTACGAGGCCCTTTTCCTCTATGCCCTCGCACCACAAATCCCACGGAACCACCGCAAGTCGGCTCCGCCGGTCGACGTGCTGGGAAGCACCAAGGCGACCAGttagcgtgtgtgtgtgtgtgttttccccCAGCCTGCCTAGCTCACCCCGGCGCTGAGAAGGCTAACGACGTGCGACGCACACGAAACGGGGTCCAGCCCAAGTGGAGGACTCCTGCGCCGGCACGCAGAGACGTACGACTGCAGGGATGGACAAGGCCTGGTCATGGCTAAGCCTCTGCTGAAAGGGGAAATGAGCCCCGCAAG containing:
- a CDS encoding serine/threonine protein phosphatase-like protein (TriTrypDB/GeneDB-style sysID: LpmP.12.0660), with protein sequence MPDQSRWPMCHFCHRKVPDKDYNAHTVMCDEREVTCWNSWCRQIVRQGDLQKHLEDCGKRQKAICPKCGVEILATDMYAHRDSCQPKPCPQCGELCITRIHEWCPKAILGKVKLIRGPFATEELQRRFIPPGKEKDPRANLEYNVARMQLLWRWIKCKAMIEETIFRSVYKEMDLKKEGFAIFKAHDKVNEQHVMAPKRSRSVIQSPMVAPATSSHYFPVNASVPITLHHVERMIKDIKNHVLLPYPAAWRVFTDAMNHLNTMPNVVRVSPAVGARVSNGRVIQGCKIVVVGDLHGQVADLLHILKESGMPSESTHYIFNGDYVDRGACGVEILLILFSLMLACPKYVTLNRGNHECDYMNDEYGFDVEVSTKYDRNVFRLIQRCFCALPLATLIGGKIFVVHGGLPRRRGVSINDISRIQRFRQIPIPNYSQPEEDEIFQDMLWSDPVEDIKGWRESQRGAGVEFGSDVTTEFLQNNKLELVVRSHEDCLSGYEEHHNRKLLTIFSASNYDGPSSNYGAICTFIGDNLEPSYHTYQMFEDEYDESQLISLADSFTLTVSNMAKMSPFNATVGGTISGLNLTGSASRMLLHRRTKDDILRELRERIYQRRHRLLAYFSKLDRTNKGSLWVIEWVESMRNVLNLDLPWHFLRGYLVEVDAHSRIWYASFLNNFHNVLHDLWGDEWRQSVCARVLQQQRMNHRSQLVSAAFNKEVVNYNEFCSVIRAIDYTTSDCQLFQLFESFDEKGNGHINGPEFVKKLQQIANGKPDPLLWDIDAMEQLQNIVIQGRSQLPSLFRVTSKDKALSKERFMAGMAQLSRCMRKQLTQPQREAIFEFMKQRVPEGSEMTFDVFLLCVYVFDRRTVAGLKASYSLSELIELGLGPISFRNTSLSSPTNGHHA